A portion of the Bubalus kerabau isolate K-KA32 ecotype Philippines breed swamp buffalo chromosome 1, PCC_UOA_SB_1v2, whole genome shotgun sequence genome contains these proteins:
- the POLR3G gene encoding DNA-directed RNA polymerase III subunit RPC7 isoform X1: MAGNKGRGRAAYTFNIEAVGFSRGEKLPDVVLKPPPLFPDTDYKPVPLKTGESEDYVLALKQELRETVKRMPYFVETPEEKQDIERYSKRYMKVYKEEWIPDWRRLPRELMPRKKCIKAGPKSKKAKDTGKGPSLTNPADVLKKIEELEKKGDGEKSDEENEEKEGSKEKSKEGDDDEEDDAAEQEEYDEEEQEEENDYINSYFEDGDDFGVDSDDNMDEATY, translated from the exons ATGGCTGGGAATAAAGGAAGAGGACGTGCTGCTTATACCTTTAACATTGAAGCAGTTGGATTTAGCAGAGGTGAAAAGTTACCTGATGTCGTATTGAAACCACCCCCACTATTTCCT GATACAGACTATAAACCAGTGCCACTAAAAACAGGAGAGAGTGAAGATTATGTGCTTGCCTTGAAACAAGAGTTGAGAGAAACTGTGAAAAGAATGCCTTATTTTGTAGAAACACCTGAAGAAAAACAAG ATATTGAAAGATATAGTAAAAGATATATGAAGGTGTACAAAGAAGAGTGGATACCAG attggagaagactccctAGAGAGTTGATGCCAAGGAAAAAATGCATAAAAG CAGGCCCCAAATCCAAAAAGGCAAAGGATACAGGCAAAGGCCCTTCACTCACAAATCCTGCGGATGTATTGAAAAAAATTGAG GAATTGGAAAAGAAAGGTGATGGTGAAAAATCAGATGAggagaatgaagagaaagaaggaagcaaagagaaaagtaaagaaggCGATGATGATGAGGAAGACGATGCTGCAGAACAAGAGGAATATGatgaagaagagcaagaagag GAAAATGACTACATCAATTCCTACTTTGAAGATGGAGATGATTTTGGTGTAGACAGTGACGACAACATGGATGAAGCAACCTACTAG
- the POLR3G gene encoding DNA-directed RNA polymerase III subunit RPC7 isoform X2, translating into MAGNKGRGRAAYTFNIEAVGFSRGEKLPDVVLKPPPLFPDTDYKPVPLKTGESEDYVLALKQELRETVKRMPYFVETPEEKQDIERYSKRYMKVYKEEWIPDWRRLPRELMPRKKCIKGPKSKKAKDTGKGPSLTNPADVLKKIEELEKKGDGEKSDEENEEKEGSKEKSKEGDDDEEDDAAEQEEYDEEEQEEENDYINSYFEDGDDFGVDSDDNMDEATY; encoded by the exons ATGGCTGGGAATAAAGGAAGAGGACGTGCTGCTTATACCTTTAACATTGAAGCAGTTGGATTTAGCAGAGGTGAAAAGTTACCTGATGTCGTATTGAAACCACCCCCACTATTTCCT GATACAGACTATAAACCAGTGCCACTAAAAACAGGAGAGAGTGAAGATTATGTGCTTGCCTTGAAACAAGAGTTGAGAGAAACTGTGAAAAGAATGCCTTATTTTGTAGAAACACCTGAAGAAAAACAAG ATATTGAAAGATATAGTAAAAGATATATGAAGGTGTACAAAGAAGAGTGGATACCAG attggagaagactccctAGAGAGTTGATGCCAAGGAAAAAATGCATAAAAG GCCCCAAATCCAAAAAGGCAAAGGATACAGGCAAAGGCCCTTCACTCACAAATCCTGCGGATGTATTGAAAAAAATTGAG GAATTGGAAAAGAAAGGTGATGGTGAAAAATCAGATGAggagaatgaagagaaagaaggaagcaaagagaaaagtaaagaaggCGATGATGATGAGGAAGACGATGCTGCAGAACAAGAGGAATATGatgaagaagagcaagaagag GAAAATGACTACATCAATTCCTACTTTGAAGATGGAGATGATTTTGGTGTAGACAGTGACGACAACATGGATGAAGCAACCTACTAG
- the POLR3G gene encoding DNA-directed RNA polymerase III subunit RPC7 isoform X3, translating to MAGNKGRGRAAYTFNIEAVGFSRGEKLPDVVLKPPPLFPDTDYKPVPLKTGESEDYVLALKQELRETVKRMPYFVETPEEKQDIERYSKRYMKVYKEEWIPAGPKSKKAKDTGKGPSLTNPADVLKKIEELEKKGDGEKSDEENEEKEGSKEKSKEGDDDEEDDAAEQEEYDEEEQEEENDYINSYFEDGDDFGVDSDDNMDEATY from the exons ATGGCTGGGAATAAAGGAAGAGGACGTGCTGCTTATACCTTTAACATTGAAGCAGTTGGATTTAGCAGAGGTGAAAAGTTACCTGATGTCGTATTGAAACCACCCCCACTATTTCCT GATACAGACTATAAACCAGTGCCACTAAAAACAGGAGAGAGTGAAGATTATGTGCTTGCCTTGAAACAAGAGTTGAGAGAAACTGTGAAAAGAATGCCTTATTTTGTAGAAACACCTGAAGAAAAACAAG ATATTGAAAGATATAGTAAAAGATATATGAAGGTGTACAAAGAAGAGTGGATACCAG CAGGCCCCAAATCCAAAAAGGCAAAGGATACAGGCAAAGGCCCTTCACTCACAAATCCTGCGGATGTATTGAAAAAAATTGAG GAATTGGAAAAGAAAGGTGATGGTGAAAAATCAGATGAggagaatgaagagaaagaaggaagcaaagagaaaagtaaagaaggCGATGATGATGAGGAAGACGATGCTGCAGAACAAGAGGAATATGatgaagaagagcaagaagag GAAAATGACTACATCAATTCCTACTTTGAAGATGGAGATGATTTTGGTGTAGACAGTGACGACAACATGGATGAAGCAACCTACTAG